Proteins found in one Ctenopharyngodon idella isolate HZGC_01 chromosome 16, HZGC01, whole genome shotgun sequence genomic segment:
- the fam8a1b gene encoding protein FAM8A1, with the protein MAELDENASDKEKSLAKNSRTRDGENMKTHIHKPCSVGKQDTSTAVTTTEYCEKLQEWMWQYYYSYMNWQSWIAMSAFSFPPCFPTQGTNEMQGASTWGTDMPNGDLRNWFSSPFGFPAAAANAAGPAADASRQSSRAPATAPAQLPQQQPQQPNGNAQQPGREYSIPSPLQRFLAEMVDFFILFFIKATIILSIVHFSGMKDISKFAMHFIVEEIDEDTSMEELQKMMLVALVYRILVCFYEIICIWGAGGATPGKFIIGLRVVTCDSSVLVQPNRVLVVPATNVTLSASTVRALNKNFSIAFFFPAFITLLFFQHNRTVYDIVAGTIVVKRNRLR; encoded by the exons ATGGCGGAGTTAGACGAAAACGCTAGTGATAAGGAAAAATCGCTGGCAAAAAACAGTAGAACTAGGGACGGCGAAAATATGAAAACACATATTCACAAGCCCTGTTCCGTGGGCAAACAAGACACCTCCACCGCTGTTACCACCACGGAGTACTGCGAAAAATTACAAGAGTGGATGTGGCAGTACTACTACAGCTATATGAACTGGCAGAGCTGGATAGCCATGTCTGCGTTTTCCTTCCCACCGTGTTTCCCAACACAAGGAACAAATGAAATGCAAGGAGCGTCGACATGGGGTACAGATATGCCTAATGGAGACCTTCGCAATTGGTTTAGCAGCCCGTTTGGTTTTCCTGCTGCAGCTGCGAATGCAGCGGGTCCAGCTGCTGACGCGAGCAGACAGAGTTCTCGAGCTCCTGCCACTGCGCCTGCGCAGCTGCCACAACAACAACCACAGCAACCTAATGGAAATGCTCAACAGCCag GTAGGGAATATTCTATCCCCTCTCCTCTACAAAGGTTCTTGGCAGAAATGGTGGATTTCTTCATTCTTTTCTTCATTAAAGCTACAATTATCCTCAGTATTGTGCACTTCAGTGGAATGAA GGACATCTCAAAGTTTGCCATGCACTTCATTGTAGAGGAGATTGATGAGGACACGTCAATGGAGGAATTGCAGAAGATGATGCTCGTGGCTCTAGTGTACAGGATATTAGTTTGCTTTTATGAG ATCATATGTATTTGGGGAGCTGGTGGGGCGACACCAGGGAAGTTTATCATCGGCTTACGAGTGGTCACATGTGACAGCTCCGTCCTGGTTCAGCCAAACCGAGTTCTTGTGGTACCAGCGACAAACGTCACGCTTTCTGC GTCTACGGTGAGAGCGTTAAACAAGAACTTCTCCATCGCTTTCTTTTTTCCGGCATTCATCACACTTCTTTTCTTTCAGCACAACAGGACTGTGTATGACATTGTGGCCGGCACCATTGTGGTCAAGAGAAACAGGCTTAGATGA
- the atxn1b gene encoding ataxin-1 encodes MKSNQERCNECLPPKKREILALEEKQVLVSAAVSESQSGENLAWLASVATMASMAHIPNNAGPSQCNSAEPDSPPPSNKALTVVTEYPPTTTSAGFSFSSNSSTYRGVFSGPTVLTANPTVLSTSLPQTIGSVQYTQLPPNLQLIGPYTSYISSQIVPSTTSPTQPRRTPQEVLATTAVISQASSLDSQNHHVISSISNVSHSQCIQVESAPLGLTVSSPSVQLPLQIHPHSTVLAPHALALTPSQVVLHYTDGFIAKQPDSHPREVQNGALGEVTVVKHSTTMAKGISSRPEGDQSHKQTHNLGLQTQAQVLLPADYSTHDRAGLQTSLMLVSSSHLAANSNSELQSILGKDHSSLHLAERGGICIGKPMSRVSTLTSSDSQVSPASTISPHTLLQAPHNTPQQELSTSLYPATQLPIIGYITSASGGPQQAVTGYQSNLPQHVVISGNPSLLIPVSATNINPSPAEPEVTHCSVIPSVANASTALPQTFINTSPPAAASSVLANGKDITGSDGSHTPCAMPSPTQIQLPVLSASVVGSPVPVTPPTSTSPHSSPSSPSAGLPPFFMKGSIIQLADGELKRVEDLRTEDFVQSAEVSGELKIDSSTVERIECSRTPNAVIIQFSVGENKAQVCVEVLVEYPFFVFGQGWSSCCPDRTTQLLALSCAKLSVGDVCISLTLKSLKNSIQKKNNFSESVMKHNNPLKAAKNNGPIEERPTQMEDLKKGHKITSRVENSVEGTLVETSNQRNVLTLSENGGINPQTLVNLNNQAEKTYTSSAERAVSRKRRWSAPEKGEMWRSQEDPQILPKFSCLPHQLKVSIEGRSSTGC; translated from the exons ATGAAGTCTAACCAGGAGCGCTGTAATGAGTGCCTTCCGCCGAAGAAGCGGGAGATTTTAGCTCTGGAGGAGAAGCAGGTGCTGGTGTCAGCTGCTGTTAGTGAGAGCCAGAGTGGAGAGAATTTGGCTTGGCTAGCCAGCGTTGCTACCATGGCTAGCATGGCCCACATCCCCAACAATGCAGGCCCATCACAGTGCAACAGTGCTGAGCCTGACAGCCCCCCACCATCAAATAAGGCTCTCACTGTGGTGACGGAATATCCTCCAACTACTACATCTGCTggcttttctttctcttccaaTAGCTCCACATACAGAGGAGTCTTCTCGGGGCCTACCGTGCTAACAGCAAATCCTACGGTTCTCTCCACAAGCCTTCCTCAAACCATAGGCTCTGTCCAATACACACAACTTCCCCCCAATCTCCAGCTCATAGGGCCctatacaagttatatctcttCACAGATTGTGCCATCCACAACCAGTCCAACACAGCCACGGAGGACACCACAAGAGGTCTTGGCTACAACAGCTGTCATCTCCCAAGCATCCAGCCTTGATTCACAGAATCATCATGTGATTTCTTCTATATCAAATGTTTCCCACAGTCAATGCATTCAGGTAGAGAGTGCTCCTTTAGGTTTGACAGTTTCCTCCCCTTCTGTCCAACTGCCCCTTCAAATCCATCCACACTCAACTGTCCTTGCCCCTCATGCCCTGGCTCTCACCCCCTCTCAAGTGGTTCTACACTACACCGATGGCTTCATTGCAAAGCAGCCGGACTCCCATCCCAGAGAGGTGCAAAATGGTGCACTAGGAGAGGTTACAGTGGTCAAGCACAGTACTACTATGGCCAAAGGGATCTCTAGCCGACCAGAAGGTGACCAGAGCCACAAGCAAACTCATAACCTAGGCCTCCAGACCCAAGCTCAGGTTTTGCTCCCAGCAGACTATAGCACTCATGACAGAGCAGGACTGCAGACATCGCTGATGTTGGTATCCAGTAGCCACCTTGCAGCAAACAGCAACTCTGAGCTCCAAAGTATCTTGGGTAAGGACCACTCATCTTTGCACCTTGCTGAGAGAGGGGGTATATGCATAGGCAAGCCAATGTCCAGAGTGTCCACTCTTACGTCCTCAGACAGCCAAGTTTCTCCGGCCTCCACAATCTCCCCACACACACTCCTGCAGGCTCCTCACAACACTCCCCAACAGGAGCTCTCCACCAGCCTTTACCCTGCCACACAGCTCCCAATTATTGGCTACATCACCAGTGCTTCTGGTGGACCCCAGCAAGCAGTAACTGGTTATCAGAGCAACCTGCCACAGCACGTGGTGATCTCAGGCAATCCCTCCTTGCTCATTCCGGTTAGTGCCACTAACATCAATCCATCTCCTGCTGAGCCAGAGGTCACCCACTGTTCTGTCATCCCTAGTGTAGCCAATGCATCAACAGCTCTGCCTCAGACCTTTATTAATACATCCCCACCTGCAGCTGCATCTTCAGTCCTAGCCAATGGTAAAGACATCACTGGGTCTGATGGAAGTCATACCCCCTGTGCCATGCCAAGTCCAACCCAAATACAGCTGCCTGTTCTTTCAGCCAGTGTAGTGGGATCTCCAGTCCCTGTAACACCTCCAACATCTACAAGTCCTCACAGCtcaccatcatcaccatcaGCGGGCCTACCACCATTCTTCATGAAGGGCTCTATTATCCAGTTGGCAGACGGTGAGCTGAAGCGCGTGGAGGATCTGCGGACAGAGGACTTTGTGCAAAGTGCAGAGGTGAGTGGAGAACTGAAGATTGACTCCAGCACTGTAGAGCGCATAGAGTGCAGCCGTACACCCAATGCTGTCATCATACAGTTCTCGGTGGGAGAGAACAAAGCCCAG GTGTGTGTAGAAGTCCTGGTGGAATACCCTTTCTTCGTGTTTGGTCAAGGCTGGTCATCCTGCTGCCCTGACCGCACCACCCAGTTGCTAGCGCTATCCTGTGCCAAACTCTCTGTGGGTGATGTTTGTATCTCTCTCACCCTTAAAAGCCTAAAAAATAgcattcaaaagaaaaataatttttcagagTCTGTGATGAAACACAACAACCCTTTGAAAGCAGCCAAAAACAATGGGCCCATTGAGGAAAGACCAACCCAAATGGAGGATCTTAAGAAAGGACACAAAATTACATCAAGAGTGGAGAATAGTGTTGAAGGAACACTGGTTGAGACTTCCAACCAAAGAAATGTGTTGACCCTCTCAGAGAATGGGGGCATAAATCCTCAAACACTGGTGAACCTAAACAACCAGGCAGAAAAAACATACACGTCTAGTGCAGAGAGAGCAGTTAGCCGCAAGAGGAGATGGTCTGCCCCAGAGAAAGGAGAAATGTGGAGGTCGCAAGAGGACCCTCAGATTTTACCCAAATTTTCCTGCCTCCCACATCAGCTGAAGGTCAGCATTGAGGGCCGCTCCAGCACAGGTTGCTGA